From Sulfurovum xiamenensis, a single genomic window includes:
- a CDS encoding EAL domain-containing protein — MPIRTITDKHYKGVSELYRKSDGQVTGYYVTYRDADGKPIKKRVDAQTRDEALLKLMEIKHQVDLDKKGKNMGATLSQPDKKILADENKKRQVSAISSGKTMQDHQKMISRYNDVAIVSLIDIVAFDDINILYGYETGTRIVSEMQTMIKGTLQEMESKEIFRTQGVGVLSYDIYHVYADKLCLFIKNDLNHRLLEYVVKQLSQSIANHRFVISDDSHIHLNATFGATKADSSVSLLYAEKALQEAKRSQKNYVFYDSYAIDKNEHIVNKVYETLLNNIKQETVTPYFQGIFDADDNHVPNKFESLMRLMDSEGHVLSPAAFMEKSKEYRLYTQLMSQMIEKVFDVMDKHDVAMTLNLSYLDINNSELCHTLMQQIKQKKVGSRLTVEIVESEQIEDIEQVNEFIFSLKKKGVLIAIDDFGSGFSNFDNIANLDIDFVKLDGSLVSKIDDEKYRIILENMVKICHDLGIKTIAEYISDETIMRLAKSIGVDYLQGYHLHKPEHWESVSATFGPKGGNIA, encoded by the coding sequence ATGCCAATCAGAACTATCACTGACAAGCACTATAAAGGTGTCAGTGAACTCTATCGTAAATCTGATGGGCAAGTCACAGGTTACTATGTGACCTATAGAGATGCTGATGGCAAACCGATCAAAAAAAGAGTAGATGCTCAGACCAGAGATGAAGCTCTACTTAAACTGATGGAAATTAAACATCAAGTCGACTTAGACAAAAAAGGAAAGAACATGGGTGCAACTCTTTCTCAACCAGATAAAAAAATATTGGCCGATGAAAACAAAAAGAGACAAGTTTCTGCTATATCATCAGGGAAAACGATGCAGGATCACCAAAAAATGATCTCCAGATACAATGATGTTGCTATCGTTTCACTGATCGACATCGTTGCCTTTGATGATATCAATATCCTCTATGGATATGAAACAGGTACACGCATTGTGAGTGAAATGCAAACGATGATCAAAGGTACCCTTCAAGAGATGGAGTCTAAAGAGATATTTAGAACACAGGGTGTTGGGGTATTATCCTACGATATCTATCATGTCTATGCAGATAAACTCTGTTTGTTCATCAAAAATGATCTAAATCATCGTCTGCTTGAATATGTGGTAAAACAGCTTTCCCAAAGTATTGCAAATCATAGGTTCGTTATATCTGACGATAGCCATATTCATCTCAATGCGACGTTTGGTGCAACAAAGGCAGATAGTTCTGTTAGTTTGCTCTATGCGGAAAAAGCACTGCAGGAAGCAAAAAGATCACAAAAGAACTATGTTTTTTATGACAGTTATGCGATTGATAAGAATGAACATATCGTCAATAAGGTCTATGAGACACTGCTTAACAATATTAAACAAGAGACCGTCACACCATATTTTCAGGGGATATTTGATGCGGATGACAACCATGTCCCGAACAAGTTTGAAAGCCTTATGCGACTGATGGACAGTGAAGGGCATGTATTATCCCCAGCGGCATTTATGGAAAAATCAAAAGAGTACCGTTTATATACACAGTTGATGTCTCAAATGATCGAAAAAGTATTTGATGTCATGGATAAACATGATGTTGCCATGACATTGAACCTCTCTTATCTAGATATCAATAACTCTGAACTTTGTCATACTTTGATGCAACAGATCAAACAAAAGAAAGTCGGTAGCCGTTTAACAGTTGAGATCGTAGAGAGTGAACAGATAGAGGATATTGAACAGGTCAATGAATTTATCTTTTCCCTTAAAAAAAAGGGTGTGCTTATCGCGATAGATGATTTTGGCAGTGGCTTCTCGAATTTTGACAATATCGCTAACCTTGATATCGATTTTGTAAAGCTCGATGGTTCATTGGTATCAAAAATAGATGATGAAAAATACAGGATCATTCTAGAGAATATGGTCAAGATCTGCCATGATCTCGGGATCAAAACCATTGCTGAATATATTAGTGATGAAACTATTATGAGACTGGCAAAAAGTATCGGTGTAGATTATCTGCAAGGGTATCATTTGCATAAACCGGAGCATTGGGAGAGTGTTAGCGCAACATTTGGGCCGAAAGGGGGCAACATTGCATAA
- a CDS encoding M14 family metallopeptidase, whose product MNKLNIVNKLPDAFLDISYRDIKQVFDRPTLVNLKGHKAPALFISILLHGNEFSGLMIMQEILKKYKDPQGYTLPRSIWLFVGNIEAASQGVRRLDHELDFNRGWPGTTEPDAPTAKLIAQVMQKITEDELFAAIDLHNNTGKNPPYGCISVVNEKNKYLSSFFNHIAMVFHTPKGVSTMAFDDICPAITLECSTPGNQLGIDKAVALIDDLMHMDHFPDKALPSHDLQLVQNSAVLKIAEGVKFGFEDEEGSFDLTLVANFDRHNFTQLNISEVFAHTTLERPLIATAEDGTDLTDELISNNNGSISLKKSLMPAMITLDKKIIVQDCLCYLLEDYQGLNI is encoded by the coding sequence ATGAACAAGCTGAACATAGTGAACAAACTACCCGATGCATTTTTAGATATTTCCTACCGGGATATTAAACAAGTATTCGACAGACCTACACTAGTAAATCTAAAAGGTCATAAAGCCCCTGCCCTGTTTATATCTATACTGCTTCATGGAAATGAGTTCAGTGGCTTGATGATCATGCAGGAGATCCTCAAAAAGTACAAAGATCCACAGGGATATACTCTACCAAGATCGATCTGGCTTTTTGTGGGAAATATAGAAGCAGCATCACAAGGAGTTCGTAGACTTGATCATGAACTGGACTTTAACCGCGGCTGGCCGGGAACGACTGAACCAGATGCACCTACAGCAAAACTTATTGCCCAAGTGATGCAGAAGATCACAGAGGATGAACTCTTCGCAGCCATTGATCTGCACAATAATACAGGGAAAAACCCGCCTTATGGCTGTATCTCCGTTGTCAATGAGAAGAACAAGTACTTAAGCAGCTTTTTTAACCATATTGCGATGGTATTCCATACACCCAAAGGGGTCTCAACGATGGCCTTTGATGATATCTGTCCTGCTATTACCCTCGAGTGTTCTACTCCCGGCAATCAGCTTGGGATAGACAAAGCCGTGGCCCTGATTGATGATCTGATGCATATGGACCATTTCCCCGATAAAGCCCTTCCTTCTCATGATCTACAATTGGTACAGAACAGTGCCGTGCTTAAAATAGCCGAAGGTGTCAAATTTGGCTTTGAAGATGAAGAGGGAAGTTTTGATCTCACGCTGGTAGCCAACTTTGACCGTCACAACTTCACCCAGCTTAACATCTCAGAGGTTTTTGCACATACCACCCTGGAGAGACCCCTTATCGCTACAGCAGAAGATGGGACGGATCTAACAGATGAATTGATATCCAACAATAACGGTTCTATCTCTCTTAAAAAATCGCTCATGCCGGCGATGATCACTCTGGATAAAAAAATTATTGTACAAGATTGCCTCTGTTATCTATTGGAAGACTATCAAGGATTAAATATTTAA
- a CDS encoding ABC transporter permease, producing the protein MNTSIYTISFLNLLWVMIPVAIVIVIYIRWTQDKVTLFYALFRMLIQLILIGYVLTYIFNVDSPYLVLLILSVMLIAASIISMRPLEKRQNKFYLYAFLSICIGSIFTLLMVVFGVLSLDSWYEPRYIIPLAGMIFANAMNAVSIAAERVESEINRGNAYINARVISFKAALIPRINMLFAVGLVSLPGMMTGQILSGVDPLIAVRYQIMVMLMILGSAGISVVIYLMLLKKRYS; encoded by the coding sequence ATGAATACATCCATATACACTATCTCATTTCTCAATCTTTTGTGGGTGATGATCCCCGTTGCTATAGTGATCGTGATCTATATACGTTGGACTCAGGATAAGGTTACGCTTTTTTATGCACTTTTCAGGATGTTGATACAGTTGATACTGATAGGATATGTGTTGACCTATATCTTTAATGTGGATTCTCCGTATCTCGTACTATTGATACTTTCGGTTATGCTTATTGCTGCAAGTATCATCTCTATGCGGCCTCTTGAAAAACGGCAAAACAAATTCTATCTTTACGCTTTTCTTTCTATATGTATTGGTAGTATTTTTACACTGTTGATGGTTGTGTTTGGTGTACTGAGTCTTGATTCTTGGTATGAACCCAGATATATTATTCCGCTTGCTGGGATGATCTTTGCAAATGCGATGAATGCTGTAAGTATTGCTGCTGAAAGAGTTGAAAGCGAGATCAATAGGGGAAATGCTTATATCAATGCCCGGGTCATATCTTTTAAGGCAGCACTGATTCCTAGGATCAATATGCTTTTTGCCGTGGGTCTTGTATCTTTGCCTGGCATGATGACAGGTCAGATACTATCAGGGGTCGATCCTTTGATAGCTGTACGGTATCAGATCATGGTCATGCTGATGATCTTAGGTTCTGCGGGTATATCTGTAGTGATCTATTTGATGCTTTTGAAAAAAAGATACTCTTAA
- the ntrB gene encoding nitrate ABC transporter permease, with amino-acid sequence MKYELIKKIILPLLVLSTIWGIWSGIASVVDGFPTPANTYLAAFGGEDAEGDEIDGIFANPFYIDSEEDKGIFWHLLASLKKVFGGFALSLIIGIPLGLHIGMSKNLQYAFDPIIHLLKPVSPLAWLPLLLFIFKDSNMTVISTIFLTSLWPVMIYTVLGVRSVSENYMNVARVLRFNALEKVVQIILPVAVPYIFSGMRLSLGLSWLVIIGAEMLAGGIGIGTWIWNAYDDLAYSHVIIGMFLVSIIGFILDLMMRKVSDFFDYTKKGRAS; translated from the coding sequence ATGAAATATGAGCTTATAAAAAAGATCATATTACCACTATTGGTATTGAGCACGATCTGGGGTATATGGAGTGGCATCGCAAGTGTGGTGGACGGATTCCCAACTCCTGCCAATACCTATCTAGCAGCTTTTGGTGGGGAAGATGCTGAAGGAGATGAAATCGATGGTATATTTGCTAACCCTTTTTATATAGATAGTGAAGAGGATAAAGGGATCTTTTGGCATCTCTTAGCATCGCTTAAAAAGGTTTTTGGTGGATTTGCACTTTCACTGATCATAGGGATCCCATTGGGCTTACACATAGGTATGAGCAAAAATCTTCAATATGCCTTTGATCCTATTATTCATCTATTAAAGCCTGTATCCCCATTGGCATGGTTACCCCTGTTACTTTTTATCTTCAAAGATAGTAATATGACAGTGATCTCAACCATTTTCCTTACCTCACTATGGCCGGTCATGATCTATACGGTCTTGGGTGTACGCAGTGTAAGTGAAAATTATATGAATGTGGCCAGGGTCTTAAGATTTAATGCACTTGAAAAAGTCGTACAGATCATACTTCCTGTTGCTGTACCATACATCTTTTCCGGTATGAGACTCTCACTGGGACTTTCATGGTTAGTGATCATTGGTGCTGAAATGTTGGCCGGTGGGATTGGTATAGGAACATGGATCTGGAATGCATACGATGACCTTGCTTATAGTCATGTCATTATTGGTATGTTCCTTGTTAGTATCATCGGGTTTATTTTAGATCTCATGATGAGAAAAGTATCTGATTTCTTTGATTACACAAAAAAAGGTAGAGCATCATGA
- a CDS encoding ABC transporter ATP-binding protein yields the protein MSEFLSLKNIEKRFPTSGKEAYIALTDVNLDIKKNEIISIIGHKGCGKSTLLNIILGLEKQSQGEIILNGNAVSEPGPDRAVVFQHGSLLPWLSVYENIEMAIRKIMPKLDALTLRERVENFVSMVNLDAAKDKLPCDISEGMNQRADIARALSIEPDVLLMDEPFAAIDSLTRTTLQELLMHIQQTVNTTMIIMTHDIDEAVLLSDRVVMMTNGPAATIGEILEVNLERPRNRVELQHDPEYIRCREAIVAFFYEKFAKEDE from the coding sequence ATGAGTGAATTTCTAAGTTTAAAAAATATTGAAAAAAGATTTCCTACGTCTGGGAAAGAAGCGTATATTGCATTGACCGATGTCAATTTAGACATTAAAAAAAATGAAATCATTTCTATCATTGGACACAAAGGATGCGGTAAATCAACATTACTGAATATCATCTTGGGACTTGAGAAACAGTCTCAAGGTGAGATTATTCTAAATGGAAATGCAGTGAGTGAACCGGGACCGGACAGAGCAGTCGTATTTCAGCATGGCTCTTTACTTCCATGGTTAAGCGTATATGAAAATATAGAGATGGCCATTAGAAAAATAATGCCTAAACTTGATGCCCTCACCTTACGTGAACGTGTAGAAAATTTTGTCTCCATGGTAAACTTGGATGCGGCTAAAGATAAACTTCCCTGTGATATCTCCGAAGGTATGAACCAGCGTGCAGATATCGCAAGAGCGCTTTCTATCGAACCCGATGTTTTACTGATGGATGAACCTTTTGCAGCGATTGACTCGTTAACAAGAACAACGCTGCAAGAACTTTTAATGCATATACAGCAAACTGTGAATACAACCATGATCATCATGACACATGACATAGATGAAGCCGTACTGCTCAGTGATAGAGTTGTCATGATGACCAATGGCCCTGCAGCGACTATCGGAGAGATACTCGAAGTAAATCTGGAGCGTCCAAGAAACAGAGTTGAACTTCAACATGATCCTGAGTATATCAGATGCAGAGAAGCCATTGTGGCATTTTTTTATGAAAAATTTGCCAAAGAAGACGAATAA
- a CDS encoding thiosulfate oxidation carrier complex protein SoxZ, producing the protein MNRYLSVLVLLLIPFILSAENTIDTIKSKQKNDVVSVKMRLNSPMIEEDFISNITASVGGTNVFDFLASPFVRRKPTIKFKFKNLTKKDTFDVVLTHNTGKQEQQNFTIHKSRKMSKIHTSKIETKLDNNAVWKASTVDSAIKELYGVSNIKTKIIKEQICRFYSSIPIHIKSDTYYKSISIFQDANPRSAVAIFNIPKNQIIDYEIFIEMKKDGIITSVFENKDGELFKELQPVVVSGTISHLSCHGNQLINDM; encoded by the coding sequence ATGAATAGATATTTAAGTGTATTGGTTTTATTGTTAATTCCTTTTATTTTATCTGCTGAAAATACAATTGATACAATAAAAAGCAAGCAAAAAAATGATGTGGTCAGCGTAAAAATGAGATTAAATAGTCCAATGATAGAAGAAGATTTTATTTCCAACATTACTGCATCTGTTGGTGGCACAAATGTATTTGACTTTTTAGCTAGTCCGTTTGTTAGGAGAAAGCCAACTATTAAATTTAAGTTTAAAAATTTAACAAAAAAAGACACTTTTGATGTAGTTCTTACTCATAATACAGGCAAACAAGAACAGCAAAATTTTACAATTCATAAAAGTAGAAAGATGTCAAAAATACATACTTCTAAAATAGAAACAAAATTGGATAACAATGCCGTTTGGAAAGCTTCTACTGTTGACTCTGCCATTAAAGAACTTTATGGTGTGTCAAATATAAAAACAAAAATCATTAAAGAACAGATTTGTAGATTTTATTCAAGTATTCCAATACATATAAAGTCAGATACATATTATAAATCTATATCAATTTTTCAAGATGCAAATCCACGATCAGCAGTAGCTATATTTAATATTCCAAAAAATCAAATTATTGATTACGAAATATTTATTGAAATGAAAAAAGATGGAATAATTACTTCAGTATTTGAAAATAAAGACGGTGAACTTTTCAAAGAACTCCAACCTGTTGTTGTTTCAGGAACAATATCTCATCTGTCATGTCATGGCAATCAATTAATCAACGATATGTAA
- a CDS encoding T6SS immunity protein Tdi1 domain-containing protein, with the protein MNIVEEIKESWGWIGINPVEVIGENDFGNLMIKDTDGKFWRLCPEDVYCEIVAQNQEELDTLSKDQEFLEDWYMRALVDVAQDKLGPLEEGKKYYLVIPGALGGEYGIDNIKTAPLVEIIRYSGDVGKQIKDLPDGAQVKLKVID; encoded by the coding sequence ATGAACATTGTAGAAGAAATTAAAGAATCTTGGGGCTGGATAGGCATCAACCCTGTAGAGGTCATTGGAGAGAATGACTTTGGCAACCTGATGATTAAAGATACTGATGGTAAATTTTGGCGCTTATGCCCAGAAGATGTTTATTGTGAGATTGTGGCACAGAACCAAGAAGAACTTGATACTTTATCTAAAGATCAAGAGTTTTTAGAAGATTGGTATATGAGGGCATTGGTAGATGTAGCACAAGACAAGTTGGGACCGTTAGAAGAAGGTAAAAAATATTATTTGGTTATTCCTGGGGCACTCGGTGGTGAATATGGAATTGATAATATAAAAACTGCTCCTCTTGTGGAGATTATTAGATATTCTGGAGATGTTGGAAAACAGATTAAAGATCTTCCCGATGGTGCTCAAGTTAAATTAAAAGTAATAGATTAA
- a CDS encoding site-specific integrase, with protein sequence MKTIKESISSKEFKKLMIYTRGREDLRRNTKKNLLRTFVFLYYTGARLNELQTLKIKDVKKLLEKGELFLFTQKTNSQRKLYLSPRFKHDLINLEFEDDGECNLIQRAGHPKSSMHPLSYITIVNKFIKDTLGPNYTSHSFRQGLLTEMASKGINVQIMAKFVGHSSFKTTLNYVKPTDEMVMSSLVR encoded by the coding sequence ATGAAAACTATAAAAGAAAGCATAAGCTCAAAAGAGTTTAAAAAACTAATGATTTACACTAGAGGTAGAGAGGATCTAAGACGAAATACAAAAAAGAATTTGCTTAGAACATTTGTCTTTTTGTATTACACAGGTGCCAGATTAAATGAGCTTCAAACACTTAAAATTAAAGATGTAAAAAAATTACTCGAAAAAGGTGAATTGTTTCTGTTTACACAAAAGACAAATTCCCAAAGGAAACTATACTTATCTCCTCGCTTCAAACATGATTTGATAAATCTTGAATTTGAAGACGATGGAGAATGCAACTTAATACAACGTGCAGGTCATCCAAAAAGTTCAATGCATCCTTTAAGCTATATTACTATAGTTAATAAGTTCATAAAAGACACTTTGGGACCAAACTATACATCTCATAGCTTTAGGCAAGGATTATTGACTGAAATGGCATCTAAGGGCATTAATGTTCAGATCATGGCAAAGTTTGTTGGACACAGCTCTTTTAAGACAACACTAAACTATGTCAAACCAACAGATGAGATGGTTATGTCTTCACTTGTTAGATAG
- the metE gene encoding 5-methyltetrahydropteroyltriglutamate--homocysteine S-methyltransferase, whose amino-acid sequence MSKKSYITGFPRIGEQRELKRILESFWAQKCSFNEVENVAKELKKRHWNYQKEAGIKYISSNDFSYYDTMLDTAIMLSAMPKRFSDLANETQYFSMARGNKESVAMEMTKWFNTNYHYIVPELSLEDEYRLNSEKIINEYKEAKAQGIKTKINLIGPITFLGLSKRVDRGDTYMLHSKVLPIYESLLKEIATLDDEITVQIDEPIFVKDNDPKVLSLIKPTYDALSTISESIKIIVTTYFEHSNEATRILVNTPIWGLGLDFLYGEKNKESLARIANSDKKLIAGVVDGRNIWKNDIKRTLELLEDIAKVVPKEQLFVSSSCSLLHTPFTLKYEEKMDREIKNWLSYAVEKLDEVSLISKLFFEGEESLNNHEKVVLENNTQANKHRKTSTVIHDKNVQNKVANFNKFTRDGQYEERIKIQKEILGYRELATTTIGSFPQTPEVRKARQAFKNGLISKEDYEQQMKAYIDDCVAFQEACGLDILVHGEPERNDMVEYFGEQLQGYGFSQNGWVQSYGSRCVKPPFIYGDISRPKPMTVEWMKYAQSKTEKIMKGMLTGPVTILNWSFVRDDKPRDEVSKQIAVALSDEIDDLQNAGIQIIQVDEAAFKEGYPLREADIKTYEAWAVRDFKIAVSTAKEETQIHTHMCYSEFNDIIKTIEAMDADVISIETARSGNELLKIFKQVGYKQEVGPGVYDIHSPRVPSVEEIVQQIKLLLEVLPKEQLWINPDCGLKTRKWEEVKPSLSNMVKAVQIVRSELV is encoded by the coding sequence ATGTCAAAAAAAAGCTATATTACAGGTTTTCCAAGAATTGGAGAACAAAGAGAATTAAAAAGAATACTTGAGAGTTTTTGGGCACAGAAATGTTCATTCAATGAAGTTGAAAATGTCGCAAAGGAACTAAAAAAAAGACACTGGAATTATCAAAAAGAGGCGGGTATAAAGTATATCAGTTCGAATGATTTCAGTTACTATGACACAATGTTGGATACGGCGATTATGCTGAGTGCCATGCCAAAAAGGTTCAGCGATCTAGCGAACGAAACGCAGTATTTCTCTATGGCTAGAGGGAATAAAGAGAGTGTGGCCATGGAAATGACCAAATGGTTTAATACCAATTATCACTACATCGTGCCAGAACTCAGCCTTGAAGATGAGTACCGACTTAACAGCGAGAAGATAATCAATGAATATAAAGAGGCAAAGGCACAAGGTATTAAGACCAAGATTAACCTTATCGGACCGATCACATTCCTGGGGCTCTCAAAAAGGGTAGACAGGGGAGATACGTATATGCTGCACTCAAAAGTGTTACCGATCTATGAATCATTGCTCAAAGAGATCGCTACACTTGATGATGAGATTACCGTACAGATAGATGAACCTATCTTTGTAAAGGATAATGACCCAAAAGTTTTAAGCCTGATCAAACCTACCTATGACGCGCTTTCGACTATCTCTGAGTCGATTAAAATCATTGTGACTACTTACTTTGAACACTCAAATGAAGCAACTAGAATTTTGGTCAATACACCGATCTGGGGGCTTGGACTGGACTTTTTGTATGGAGAGAAAAACAAGGAGTCTTTAGCGCGTATTGCCAACAGTGATAAAAAATTGATTGCAGGCGTAGTAGATGGTAGAAACATCTGGAAAAATGATATAAAGCGTACGCTAGAGCTTTTGGAGGACATTGCAAAAGTTGTACCAAAAGAACAACTGTTTGTTTCATCTTCTTGTTCTCTTTTGCATACGCCATTTACACTGAAGTATGAAGAAAAAATGGATAGAGAGATTAAGAACTGGTTGAGCTATGCCGTTGAAAAACTGGATGAAGTTTCTTTGATATCCAAACTATTTTTTGAGGGGGAAGAGAGTCTGAACAACCATGAAAAGGTAGTTCTGGAAAACAATACTCAAGCCAATAAACACAGAAAAACCTCTACTGTTATACATGACAAAAATGTACAAAACAAAGTAGCCAACTTTAATAAATTTACCAGAGACGGTCAGTATGAAGAAAGGATCAAAATTCAAAAAGAAATTTTAGGCTATAGAGAACTGGCAACAACAACGATAGGTTCATTCCCTCAAACACCTGAAGTGAGAAAGGCCAGACAAGCGTTTAAGAACGGGCTCATTTCAAAAGAAGACTATGAACAGCAGATGAAAGCCTATATTGATGACTGTGTGGCATTTCAGGAAGCGTGTGGTCTTGATATATTAGTCCATGGAGAGCCTGAAAGAAATGATATGGTTGAATATTTTGGCGAGCAGCTCCAAGGATATGGATTTAGCCAAAATGGCTGGGTACAAAGCTATGGGAGCAGATGTGTAAAGCCACCATTTATCTACGGAGATATCAGCAGACCAAAACCCATGACTGTGGAATGGATGAAATATGCCCAAAGTAAAACAGAAAAAATCATGAAAGGAATGTTAACCGGTCCCGTTACCATACTCAACTGGTCTTTTGTAAGGGATGATAAACCAAGAGATGAAGTTTCCAAGCAAATCGCTGTGGCCTTAAGTGATGAGATAGATGACCTGCAAAATGCAGGCATTCAAATCATACAAGTTGATGAAGCGGCATTTAAAGAGGGATACCCGTTAAGAGAAGCGGATATAAAGACGTATGAAGCGTGGGCAGTCAGAGACTTCAAAATTGCCGTAAGCACTGCAAAAGAAGAAACACAGATACATACACATATGTGTTATAGTGAATTCAATGATATCATCAAAACCATTGAAGCGATGGATGCTGATGTCATTTCGATAGAGACAGCCAGAAGCGGCAATGAACTGCTTAAAATCTTTAAACAAGTCGGCTACAAGCAAGAAGTTGGACCAGGTGTATATGATATCCACTCTCCAAGAGTACCTAGTGTTGAAGAAATCGTACAACAGATCAAACTACTACTTGAAGTTCTTCCAAAAGAGCAGCTTTGGATCAATCCAGACTGTGGACTAAAAACACGAAAGTGGGAAGAAGTAAAACCTAGCCTAAGTAATATGGTTAAAGCGGTTCAAATCGTTAGAAGCGAATTAGTGTGA